In the genome of Phycisphaerae bacterium, one region contains:
- a CDS encoding PEP-CTERM sorting domain-containing protein yields the protein MKKPLLESMSLFALLAVLAWGVAPAQATIVFGQIDDFEDATTQSWSGGAGPANIPTGGPAGVGDHFLQMIATGGSGPGSRLGSYNDNQWTGDYLAAGVTSIEADLRNFGSTGDLSIRLLFFGTGGNFTSTIPLIIPNDGDWHHVIFGITPADLTAVDGGFDVNATLSGTNRLLIRHQVGPPGGQFAGTSIDGEMGMDNITALPEPGTLSLLVFGMAALLRRRR from the coding sequence ATGAAGAAGCCCCTTTTAGAGTCCATGTCCCTGTTCGCACTCCTCGCCGTATTGGCCTGGGGCGTTGCTCCGGCCCAGGCGACGATCGTCTTTGGACAAATCGACGACTTTGAAGATGCAACGACTCAATCCTGGAGCGGGGGCGCAGGTCCGGCGAATATTCCCACCGGTGGTCCCGCCGGCGTGGGCGACCATTTCCTTCAAATGATCGCCACCGGCGGTAGCGGCCCTGGCAGTCGGCTGGGCTCTTACAACGACAACCAGTGGACCGGCGATTACCTTGCGGCCGGCGTAACCTCCATCGAAGCCGATCTTCGCAACTTCGGCTCCACGGGCGACTTGAGCATTCGGCTGCTCTTCTTCGGCACCGGCGGCAACTTCACCTCCACCATCCCTTTGATAATCCCTAATGATGGCGACTGGCACCATGTCATTTTTGGAATTACGCCGGCGGACCTGACCGCCGTCGACGGCGGCTTCGACGTCAACGCGACGTTGTCCGGAACGAATCGCCTCCTGATCCGACATCAGGTTGGCCCGCCCGGCGGCCAATTCGCCGGAACCTCGATCGACGGCGAAATGGGGATGGACAACATCACGGCGCTTCCTGAGCCAGGGACGCTGAGCCTTTTGGTCTTCGGCATGGCGGCCCTACTTCGCCGTCGGCGTTAA
- a CDS encoding (2Fe-2S)-binding protein: MNLDDQICFCYHVSLRKLTNFARRERPQRASQMSNCLGAGTGCGWCIPILKRIYESALSQDAPDAAASTSGLPATADDYAAGRREYLKSEEKNAF, encoded by the coding sequence GTGAACCTGGACGATCAGATTTGCTTTTGTTACCACGTCTCGTTGCGCAAGCTGACGAACTTCGCGCGGCGCGAGCGACCTCAGAGAGCCAGCCAGATGTCTAATTGCCTGGGGGCGGGGACGGGGTGCGGGTGGTGCATTCCCATTCTAAAGCGCATCTACGAGAGTGCGCTCTCCCAGGATGCGCCGGACGCGGCCGCCTCGACCAGTGGACTTCCGGCGACGGCGGACGATTACGCTGCCGGCCGTCGTGAGTATCTCAAATCAGAAGAAAAAAACGCGTTCTGA
- a CDS encoding dipeptidase — translation MSSAAIEKSFQYLEANKGRFQGELFDFLKIPSISAQKDHAGDIRKAAEWVSQRCKAAGLTAEIVETAGWPAVFAQGEQKPGRPTLLVYGHYDVQPEGDLKLWHTGPFEPIVKDGMIICRGSADDKGQMFCAILAAEAWMKTAGALPINVKFCIEGEEEVGSPNLADLVKKHKDRLACDYVVIHDTAQFGIDVPAVTSATKGLVYKEVILTGPKKDLHSGSYGGAVANPAVELAKLIASFKDADGRVNIPGFYDRVKDMTAEEVKMMRSLPYNEAEFLKDVGSPKTYTEKGYDALQCRWSRPTLDVNGIFGGYMKEGSSTIIPSFAGAKISMRIVPNQQAAEIDRLFEETVRKRVPDTVKCEIKSHAAADPYLADVNSPGMIASRQAVKMGFSKEPVLIREGGTLPILPMLKAVLGADSLMLGYCQPNCNAHSPNEFFHIRDFEAGMRTSAALFGLIGKS, via the coding sequence ATGTCCAGCGCTGCGATCGAAAAGTCGTTTCAGTATCTGGAGGCGAACAAGGGCCGATTTCAGGGCGAGTTGTTCGACTTTCTTAAGATCCCAAGCATCTCGGCACAAAAGGACCATGCCGGAGACATTCGCAAGGCGGCGGAGTGGGTCTCGCAGCGCTGCAAGGCGGCTGGACTCACCGCGGAGATCGTCGAGACCGCGGGGTGGCCCGCCGTGTTTGCCCAGGGCGAACAAAAGCCGGGGCGCCCGACGCTGCTTGTCTACGGCCACTACGACGTGCAACCGGAAGGAGATCTCAAGCTCTGGCATACCGGTCCGTTCGAGCCGATCGTCAAGGACGGAATGATCATTTGCCGCGGGTCGGCGGACGACAAGGGGCAGATGTTCTGCGCTATCCTGGCGGCGGAAGCCTGGATGAAAACGGCTGGAGCGCTGCCCATCAACGTGAAATTCTGCATCGAAGGCGAGGAAGAGGTGGGTTCGCCGAACCTGGCGGACCTCGTGAAGAAGCACAAGGATCGTCTCGCGTGCGACTACGTCGTCATTCACGATACGGCGCAGTTCGGCATCGACGTCCCGGCGGTCACCTCGGCGACGAAGGGTCTGGTTTACAAGGAAGTCATACTGACCGGTCCGAAGAAAGATCTGCACAGCGGCTCGTACGGTGGGGCGGTGGCGAATCCGGCGGTCGAGCTGGCGAAACTCATCGCGAGCTTCAAGGATGCGGACGGTCGCGTGAACATTCCCGGCTTCTACGATCGCGTGAAGGACATGACGGCGGAAGAGGTCAAGATGATGCGCTCGCTGCCGTACAACGAGGCCGAGTTTCTCAAGGACGTCGGCAGCCCAAAGACCTATACCGAAAAGGGGTACGATGCGCTGCAATGCCGCTGGTCGCGTCCGACGCTCGACGTGAACGGCATCTTTGGGGGGTATATGAAAGAGGGGTCGAGCACGATCATCCCGTCGTTCGCGGGGGCCAAGATTTCCATGCGGATTGTGCCCAATCAGCAGGCGGCCGAGATTGACCGGCTGTTCGAGGAGACCGTTCGAAAACGCGTGCCGGATACGGTGAAGTGCGAGATCAAGTCACATGCGGCGGCTGATCCCTACCTTGCGGACGTAAACTCGCCCGGAATGATCGCCTCGCGCCAGGCGGTGAAGATGGGATTCAGCAAGGAGCCTGTTCTCATCCGGGAGGGGGGCACCCTGCCGATCTTGCCGATGCTCAAGGCAGTTTTGGGCGCGGACAGCCTCATGCTGGGCTACTGCCAGCCAAACTGCAACGCCCATTCGCCGAACGAGTTCTTTCATATTCGCGATTTCGAGGCCGGCATGCGCACGTCCGCGGCGTTATTTGGACTGATAGGAAAGTCCTAA
- a CDS encoding aminotransferase class V-fold PLP-dependent enzyme translates to MNVNQLREEMPITRQYNFMDHAAVAPISGRAAAAMRRFIEEAESHAYSRGGLYPESKRVRQLAGKLLNCHSEEITFVKNTSEGLSYVANGLTWSKGDNVVTSGVEFPANIYPWMNLRSLGVQLKMAPEDAGRVPLERLVELIDDRTRVVTISAVQYASGFRADLAALGSICQERGVLFCVDAIQALGVMPIDVRAMKIDFLSADGHKWLLGPEGAGLFYCRHELLGLLRPTSIGWLGVKDAMNHGDYRLDFRDDARRFDGGSYNLAGIWGLGASIEWLLEMGIDKIWERVRTLTDRLTEGVRLKGYRVVSPREPGEASGIVSFVSATHDHARIVSHLRQEYRTVIAAREGRLRASPHFYNTEGEIDQMVDHLPGH, encoded by the coding sequence ATGAACGTCAACCAACTGCGCGAAGAGATGCCGATCACTCGCCAGTACAACTTTATGGATCATGCGGCCGTGGCGCCGATCTCCGGGCGTGCGGCGGCGGCGATGCGGCGCTTCATCGAGGAGGCCGAGAGTCACGCCTATTCGCGCGGCGGGCTCTACCCGGAGTCCAAGCGCGTACGGCAGCTCGCGGGGAAACTGCTGAACTGCCATTCCGAAGAAATCACGTTCGTCAAGAACACCAGTGAAGGGTTGTCCTACGTGGCCAACGGTCTGACGTGGTCGAAGGGCGACAACGTCGTGACCAGCGGCGTGGAGTTTCCCGCCAACATCTATCCCTGGATGAACCTGCGCTCGCTGGGCGTGCAGCTCAAGATGGCGCCGGAGGACGCGGGCCGCGTGCCGCTCGAGCGACTGGTGGAGCTGATCGACGACCGGACGCGCGTGGTGACGATTTCAGCGGTGCAGTATGCCAGCGGGTTTCGGGCGGATCTGGCGGCGCTGGGCAGCATCTGTCAGGAACGGGGCGTGTTGTTCTGCGTGGATGCGATTCAGGCCCTCGGAGTCATGCCGATCGACGTGCGGGCGATGAAGATCGATTTTCTTAGCGCCGATGGCCACAAATGGCTGCTCGGTCCGGAGGGGGCGGGGCTGTTTTATTGCCGCCACGAGTTGCTGGGCCTGCTGCGCCCGACGAGCATCGGCTGGCTGGGCGTGAAGGACGCGATGAACCACGGCGACTATCGGCTGGATTTTCGCGACGACGCGCGGCGCTTCGACGGCGGCAGCTACAACCTCGCAGGGATCTGGGGCCTTGGGGCCTCGATCGAGTGGCTCCTGGAAATGGGCATCGACAAGATCTGGGAACGCGTGCGCACGTTGACGGATCGATTGACCGAGGGAGTGCGGCTCAAAGGATACCGCGTGGTCAGCCCCCGCGAGCCGGGAGAGGCCAGCGGGATTGTCTCGTTCGTCTCCGCGACGCACGACCATGCGCGGATCGTGTCGCATCTGCGGCAGGAATACCGCACGGTCATCGCCGCGCGCGAGGGCCGGCTCCGCGCCAGCCCGCATTTCTACAACACCGAGGGGGAGATTGACCAGATGGTCGATCACCTCCCCGGGCATTGA
- the cls gene encoding cardiolipin synthase, with translation MIFDHLWTVLYLVNYLAVAVAVVHLLRARREPRGMMAWILALVFLPFIGLFLFLVIGRMPIQRRVKRRQRRRGMIEPELSQRREKWVRPFDAMDLAELDPSQRSLIRLATRVSESVVMRGNDVVVYHDAEALFLSMSLAIEAAQSHIHLEYYIFFADETGRAVRDLLVKKARQGVEVRVLLDAMGNWRLPRSFVREMRREGIKVAYFLPWGLTGRRLHVNFRNHRKLIIVDGRVGFAGSQNIGDVYLGRLKKLGPWRDTHLKIVGPAVSSMQEIFVEDWHFATGEKLAADRYFPDPTPAGDKLVQIVASGPDRRPNVMYQLLNAAVNDARHTVSLVTPYFVPDDAIALSLASAAWRGVRVRLLLPSKSDHWFLMWAGRSFYHELLEAGVEIYEYADGMLHSKVAVIDKRWAMVGSANMDIRSFKLNFEVTSLIYDAEVAEQVQADFESLREKARRVSVKDVEGWNHWQTMAAGLARLASPML, from the coding sequence ATGATCTTTGACCACCTCTGGACCGTTCTTTACCTCGTCAATTATCTCGCGGTGGCCGTTGCCGTCGTCCACCTGCTGCGGGCGCGGCGCGAACCGCGGGGGATGATGGCGTGGATTCTAGCGCTGGTTTTTCTCCCCTTCATCGGGCTCTTCCTGTTTCTGGTCATCGGTCGGATGCCGATCCAGCGGCGGGTCAAGCGGCGGCAGCGGCGGCGGGGGATGATCGAGCCGGAGTTGAGCCAGCGCCGCGAGAAATGGGTGCGGCCGTTCGACGCGATGGACCTGGCGGAATTGGACCCCTCGCAGCGGTCGTTGATCCGCCTGGCGACACGAGTCAGTGAATCGGTCGTCATGCGGGGCAACGACGTCGTTGTTTATCACGATGCCGAAGCACTGTTTCTGTCCATGAGCCTCGCGATCGAGGCGGCACAGTCGCACATTCACCTGGAGTATTACATTTTCTTCGCCGACGAGACCGGACGCGCGGTGCGTGACTTGTTGGTCAAAAAAGCCAGGCAGGGCGTGGAAGTACGGGTTCTCCTCGATGCGATGGGGAATTGGAGGCTGCCGCGGTCGTTTGTCCGGGAGATGCGCCGCGAGGGGATCAAAGTGGCGTATTTCCTGCCGTGGGGACTTACCGGCCGCAGACTGCACGTCAACTTTCGAAACCACCGCAAGCTGATCATCGTCGACGGCCGCGTCGGATTTGCGGGGAGCCAGAATATCGGCGATGTGTATTTGGGCCGGCTGAAGAAGCTCGGTCCCTGGCGGGACACGCATTTGAAAATCGTAGGGCCGGCGGTCTCTTCCATGCAGGAGATCTTCGTGGAGGACTGGCATTTCGCGACGGGCGAGAAACTCGCGGCGGACCGGTATTTTCCCGATCCCACGCCCGCCGGCGATAAGCTCGTGCAGATCGTGGCCAGCGGCCCTGACCGGCGGCCGAACGTCATGTACCAGTTGCTCAATGCCGCGGTGAATGACGCGCGGCACACGGTCTCGCTGGTGACGCCGTATTTTGTGCCCGACGACGCGATTGCGCTCTCCCTGGCCTCGGCGGCGTGGCGGGGTGTGCGCGTGCGGCTGCTCCTGCCGAGTAAGTCGGATCATTGGTTTCTGATGTGGGCAGGGCGGAGCTTCTATCACGAACTGCTGGAGGCCGGCGTGGAGATCTACGAATACGCCGACGGGATGCTCCACTCGAAGGTCGCGGTCATTGACAAGCGCTGGGCGATGGTCGGGTCGGCCAACATGGATATCCGCAGCTTCAAGCTCAACTTCGAGGTGACGAGCCTGATTTATGATGCGGAAGTCGCGGAACAGGTGCAGGCGGACTTCGAGAGCCTGCGCGAAAAGGCCCGCCGGGTGAGCGTCAAGGACGTGGAGGGTTGGAATCACTGGCAGACGATGGCGGCGGGGCTGGCGCGGCTGGCGAGCCCGATGCTGTGA
- a CDS encoding PQQ-binding-like beta-propeller repeat protein, translated as MHKRPLVRSLAVFLAMGVCTACLADDWPEWRGPARDGVWRETGIIKKFDKPQLDIVWRQKIASGYSGPTVANGRVYVTDRIVEPKQIERVHCFDVKTGKPLWSHTYDCPYKGVGYDAGPRASVLIDGGRAYSLGAMGLFICFDAASGKIIWQKDLNSEYKIRMPIWGISAAPLIEGDLIITQLGGEGDHCLVAFDKASGSERWHTLNDNASYSAPIVIEQAGRRIMVCYTGDNVVGVDPTNGRVHWKVPFPPKQMVIGIATPVHHNGMVFVSNFFDGSMLIKLDARKLAAEKVWHRVGESEKKTDGLHSIISTPYLAGDYIYGVDSYGELRCLKLMTGDRVWESDQAVPRERWATIHFVKHDDDVWMFNEKGELIISRLSPEGFEEISRAKLIKPTTPQLPSRRGGVCWAHPAFADRHVFARNDEEIVCASLSAL; from the coding sequence ATGCACAAACGACCGCTGGTTCGAAGTCTCGCCGTATTCCTTGCGATGGGAGTCTGCACCGCGTGCCTCGCGGATGATTGGCCCGAATGGCGCGGACCGGCGCGCGACGGAGTCTGGCGCGAAACGGGCATCATCAAGAAGTTCGATAAGCCACAGCTCGACATCGTCTGGCGGCAGAAGATCGCGAGCGGCTACAGCGGCCCGACCGTCGCCAACGGCCGCGTGTATGTCACGGACCGCATCGTCGAGCCCAAGCAGATTGAGCGCGTACATTGCTTCGACGTGAAAACCGGCAAGCCGCTCTGGTCACACACCTACGATTGTCCGTACAAGGGCGTAGGCTACGACGCCGGGCCGCGGGCCTCGGTGCTCATTGACGGCGGGCGGGCTTATTCGCTGGGGGCCATGGGCCTCTTCATCTGCTTCGATGCCGCGAGCGGAAAAATCATCTGGCAAAAGGACCTGAACAGCGAATACAAGATTCGCATGCCCATCTGGGGCATCTCCGCCGCCCCGCTTATTGAAGGTGACCTGATCATCACGCAGCTCGGCGGCGAGGGAGATCACTGCCTCGTCGCGTTCGACAAGGCCTCCGGTTCCGAACGCTGGCACACCCTGAATGACAACGCATCCTATTCCGCGCCGATCGTCATCGAGCAGGCCGGTCGGCGCATCATGGTCTGTTACACCGGCGACAACGTGGTCGGCGTTGACCCGACAAATGGCCGGGTCCATTGGAAGGTGCCGTTTCCCCCGAAGCAAATGGTCATCGGCATCGCCACGCCGGTCCATCACAACGGCATGGTTTTCGTGAGCAACTTCTTCGACGGATCGATGCTGATCAAGCTCGACGCCAGAAAGCTCGCCGCCGAAAAGGTCTGGCATCGCGTCGGCGAAAGCGAAAAGAAGACCGATGGTCTGCACTCGATCATCTCCACGCCGTACCTTGCCGGCGACTACATCTACGGCGTAGACAGCTACGGCGAACTCCGCTGCCTGAAGCTCATGACCGGCGATCGCGTCTGGGAGAGCGACCAGGCCGTGCCGCGCGAGCGCTGGGCGACGATTCACTTCGTCAAACATGACGACGATGTGTGGATGTTCAACGAAAAGGGTGAACTGATCATCAGCAGACTGTCGCCGGAGGGTTTCGAGGAGATCAGCCGCGCGAAGCTCATCAAACCGACGACCCCGCAGCTCCCGTCCCGCCGCGGAGGCGTCTGCTGGGCGCATCCGGCCTTTGCCGATCGGCATGTCTTCGCCCGAAACGATGAAGAGATCGTCTGCGCGAGCCTCTCGGCACTCTAA
- a CDS encoding class I adenylate-forming enzyme family protein produces the protein MSSATESFDAQTAKLIDAAHRCDTLPSIEDYLPYHNFGEMWESLAGAHGQRTWMTYYPCAADDETPTHFTFTQFADLIERVATLLSEKFGIKAGGAVATLTINQPLTVAIYFAAWRLGARVVPVNPSEADDRVGYIVQNSGATVLIAHRSCREDWAGVEAAIPKTVSRAILLDAAGGPVGWEDFGSLLEGVKSSGKSTVPSVSWDSEALVVYTSGTTGNPKGVVLTQKQMFADAYAISQWHGIDEHTVMMNVLPIHHVNGIIVTLVTPAFGGAHVVVNKRFRSGGFWRKLAQNNVAIVSVVPTLLQFLFESNEEFAPEDLPNFRHFICGAGPLSVELARDFQDRFGLKIMHGYGLSETVCYSCFLPTDLEWDEHCAWMYDHGFPSIGAPVITNEMAIHDDQGQPVEDGKKGEIVIRGHNVMVGYFRNPEANATAFKFAWFRSGDEGFKLRGEDGKDYFFITGRIKELIIRGGINLSPFEIDEVLNSMPGIRVGLAVGFDNRYYGEEVGAYVQVEKGTTLTEAQVIAHCKEKLPWSKCPKVVIFGDDIPVTSTGKYQRGKLKHLYEAHKDRQFKE, from the coding sequence ATGAGTTCGGCAACAGAATCGTTTGACGCGCAGACCGCAAAACTGATCGACGCCGCGCATCGCTGTGACACGTTGCCGTCGATCGAGGATTACCTGCCGTATCACAACTTCGGCGAGATGTGGGAATCGTTGGCAGGGGCGCATGGCCAGCGAACGTGGATGACGTACTATCCGTGTGCGGCGGATGACGAGACGCCGACGCATTTCACCTTCACGCAGTTCGCTGATTTGATCGAACGGGTCGCCACGCTGCTGTCTGAGAAGTTCGGAATCAAGGCGGGCGGCGCTGTCGCGACGCTGACGATCAACCAGCCGCTCACCGTGGCGATTTACTTCGCGGCCTGGCGGCTGGGCGCGCGGGTGGTGCCAGTCAATCCGAGCGAGGCGGACGATCGCGTCGGATACATTGTGCAGAATTCGGGCGCTACGGTTCTCATTGCACATCGCTCCTGCCGCGAAGATTGGGCCGGCGTGGAGGCCGCCATTCCCAAGACCGTATCCCGGGCCATCCTGCTCGACGCCGCCGGCGGACCGGTGGGGTGGGAAGACTTCGGTAGTTTACTTGAGGGCGTCAAGTCCAGCGGCAAATCGACGGTCCCGTCGGTATCGTGGGACTCCGAGGCTTTAGTGGTTTACACCTCCGGCACGACCGGCAACCCCAAGGGAGTCGTCCTGACGCAGAAGCAGATGTTTGCCGACGCCTATGCGATCAGCCAATGGCACGGCATCGACGAGCACACCGTCATGATGAACGTGTTACCGATCCACCACGTCAACGGGATCATCGTGACACTGGTCACGCCGGCCTTCGGCGGGGCGCACGTCGTGGTCAATAAGCGGTTCCGAAGCGGGGGGTTCTGGCGAAAACTGGCCCAAAACAATGTGGCGATCGTCAGCGTGGTGCCGACGCTCCTGCAATTCCTTTTTGAATCGAACGAAGAATTCGCGCCGGAGGATTTGCCGAATTTCCGCCATTTCATCTGTGGGGCCGGCCCGCTCTCGGTCGAACTCGCGCGGGATTTTCAGGACCGCTTCGGTCTCAAGATCATGCACGGCTACGGCCTATCCGAAACGGTCTGCTACTCGTGTTTCCTCCCGACGGACCTGGAGTGGGACGAGCACTGCGCGTGGATGTACGACCACGGCTTCCCATCGATCGGCGCGCCGGTCATCACCAATGAGATGGCGATCCACGATGATCAGGGGCAACCGGTTGAAGATGGCAAGAAAGGCGAGATCGTCATCCGCGGGCACAACGTCATGGTCGGTTATTTCCGCAACCCCGAGGCGAACGCAACGGCGTTCAAGTTCGCCTGGTTTCGCAGCGGCGACGAGGGCTTCAAGCTCCGCGGGGAGGATGGCAAGGACTATTTCTTCATCACCGGGCGGATCAAGGAGCTGATCATCCGCGGCGGGATCAACCTCTCGCCGTTCGAGATCGACGAGGTGCTCAACTCGATGCCGGGCATTCGTGTGGGGCTGGCCGTCGGGTTCGACAACCGCTACTACGGCGAGGAGGTCGGGGCGTACGTGCAGGTGGAGAAGGGCACGACGCTGACCGAGGCGCAGGTGATCGCGCACTGCAAGGAGAAGCTACCGTGGTCGAAATGCCCGAAGGTCGTGATCTTCGGCGACGACATCCCGGTCACATCGACCGGCAAGTACCAACGGGGGAAGTTGAAGCACCTGTACGAGGCGCACAAGGATCGGCAGTTTAAAGAATAG
- a CDS encoding cyclase family protein codes for MGSVIDLTHPISHGLVTDPRLPAVNVGEVWSRAASAKNYAPGVSFQIARVEFAQNTGTYVDCPWHRYDDGLGVWNFPLERFVDLPTVVVDVRDHIDAAGRIDDRTIASAAKPGRALLLCTGWSKHWGTDEYGSGRHPWISGAAAQAIADKGVTLYGIDTLNADSFADKARPVHSILLRASIPIIENLTNVEDLLGRDVRLFAAPLPIEGLGSCPVRAFAIARNR; via the coding sequence ATGGGTTCCGTCATCGATTTGACTCATCCCATCTCACACGGTCTGGTGACCGATCCGCGGTTGCCCGCGGTCAACGTGGGGGAAGTCTGGAGCCGCGCGGCGTCGGCGAAGAACTATGCGCCCGGTGTGTCCTTTCAGATCGCCAGGGTGGAGTTCGCGCAGAACACGGGGACGTACGTCGATTGCCCGTGGCACCGGTACGACGACGGCCTGGGGGTCTGGAACTTCCCGCTGGAGCGGTTCGTCGACTTGCCCACGGTCGTGGTGGACGTGCGAGATCATATCGATGCAGCCGGGCGGATTGATGACAGGACCATCGCATCGGCCGCCAAGCCCGGTCGCGCCCTTCTGCTCTGTACAGGTTGGTCCAAACACTGGGGGACCGACGAATACGGCAGCGGTCGGCACCCGTGGATCAGCGGTGCTGCCGCGCAGGCGATCGCCGACAAGGGCGTGACCCTCTACGGGATCGACACGCTCAACGCCGACTCCTTCGCCGACAAGGCCCGCCCGGTCCACAGCATCCTTCTGCGCGCCAGCATCCCGATCATCGAGAACTTGACCAACGTCGAAGATCTTTTGGGCCGCGACGTCCGCCTCTTTGCCGCGCCGTTACCGATTGAAGGACTTGGAAGCTGCCCGGTGCGGGCGTTTGCGATCGCGCGAAATCGGTAG
- a CDS encoding putative toxin-antitoxin system toxin component, PIN family, protein MNGTRAVFDCNVYFQALINEEGPAGRCLSAALHGEIELYISRFVIDELRRTGMDLDLRAKFRHITDQRLNRLIANVEKVGRVLAQVPEQFVYERDPDDAHYVNLALAAAAKFVVSRDNDLLALMDGSRTEGREFRSRFPSLEIVDPKTFLRILELHRTGS, encoded by the coding sequence GTGAATGGTACGCGCGCGGTCTTTGATTGCAACGTCTACTTCCAAGCTCTGATTAATGAAGAAGGTCCTGCGGGAAGATGTCTTTCCGCCGCGCTGCACGGCGAGATTGAACTTTACATCAGCCGATTTGTTATTGACGAACTTCGGCGTACCGGCATGGACCTTGATTTGCGGGCGAAGTTCCGTCACATCACCGATCAACGATTGAATCGGCTCATTGCCAATGTCGAAAAGGTCGGGCGGGTCTTGGCGCAGGTGCCTGAGCAGTTTGTTTATGAGAGGGATCCTGATGACGCTCACTATGTAAATTTGGCGCTGGCGGCAGCGGCCAAGTTCGTGGTATCGCGCGACAATGATCTACTGGCATTGATGGATGGGTCGCGCACGGAGGGACGCGAGTTTCGATCCCGATTTCCTTCGCTCGAGATAGTTGATCCAAAGACCTTTCTTCGAATTCTGGAGCTGCACCGCACCGGGTCCTAG